The following proteins are co-located in the Solanum pennellii chromosome 8, SPENNV200 genome:
- the LOC107028307 gene encoding uncharacterized protein LOC107028307 isoform X3, whose translation MHNFYSRPMNVTLQVSFGWKCYEVHGAIILHNFIISTQFVGETKDSSSLRVNEDTNRSIAEELTSSLPIGISSAIEKGKLYSIRYFVIKSLNHENIQLSVNRGIWATQAMNEAILDEAFHNSSKVILIFSVNMSGYFQGYAQMISSVGLRRDQVWSQGNGGRNPWGRSFEVNWLRLYDLPFQRTLHLKNPWNQYKPVKISRDCQELPPDIGEALCELLDGQDALDVDLKMDIFARNDFSSKRPYVESSLHLGDQDCNASLTPNGTMFYPSLLYQHQIDASRLHVAPQRINGVFSAEESAIASGESKSRQSRHSKRNRSLANLHVDTEMGPQISMWGLPAERSPLASNLTEDDILEMTYEEYLEAYSRGSKRSPHPDHHGVHRGL comes from the exons ATGCACAACTTTTATTCCCGTCCAATGAATGTGACACTTCAAGTATCTTTTGGTTGGAAATGCTATGAAGTTCATGGAGCAATAATACTGCATAACTTCATCATTTCAACACAATTTGTTGGAGAAACAAAGG ATAGTTCAAGCCTCAGAGTTAATGAGGATACCAATCGTTCTATAGCAGAGGAGCTCACTTCATCTCTGCCAATTGGAATTTCAAGTGCAATTGAAAAGGGTAAACTCTATAGCATAAGATATTTTGTAATCAAGAGTTTGAACCATGAAAATATCCAATTATCAGTAAACAGAGGGATTTGGGCTACTCAAGCCATGAATGAGGCCATTTTGGATGAAGCATTTCAT AATTCCAGCAAGGTTATACTAATATTCAGTGTCAACATGAGTGGGTATTTCCAAGGGTACGCCCAAATGATTTCTTCAGTCGGTTTGAGAAGAGACCAAGTTTGGAGTCAAGGAAATGGTGGTCGTAATCCTTGGGGTCGAAGCTTTGAAGTGAATTGGCTGCGATTGTATGATCTGCCTTTCCAAAGAACTCTTCACCTTAAGAATCCATGGAATCAATACAAACCAGTCAAAATTAGTAGAGATTGTCAG GAGTTACCTCCAGATATTGGTGAAGCTTTATGTGAGCTTCTTGATGGACAGGATGCTTTGGATGTTGATTTGAAAAT GGATATCTTTGCAAGGAATGATTTCTCTTCTAAAAGGCCATATGTAGAGTCTTCACTGCATCTTGGAGATCAAGACTGTAATGCATCTCTGACACCTAATGGGACCATGTTTTATCCCTCTTTACTCTACCAACATCAAATTGATGCTAGTAGACTTCACGTAGCACCTCAGAGAATAAATGGTGTATTTTCTGCTGAGGAGTCAGCCATTGCATCAGGGGAATCAAAGTCGAGACAGTCGAGGCATTCAAAGAGGAATAGAAGCCTTGCTAATCTTCATGTAGACACTGAAATGGGTCCTCAAATTAGCATGTGGGGCTTGCCGGCAGAGAGGAGCCCACTTGCTAGTAATTTGACTGAAGATGACATTCTTGAAATG